A part of Paenibacillus sp. 481 genomic DNA contains:
- a CDS encoding CHY zinc finger protein, which yields MKVYGSVVDNETRCTHYHTKKDIVAIKFNCCNRYYPCYKCHEEHAGHTIQRWSQQQFDERAILCGSCRQELTIREYMNTISCPCCQASFNERCALHYSIYFEPV from the coding sequence ATGAAAGTTTATGGTTCAGTCGTAGATAATGAAACGCGTTGTACACATTACCACACCAAGAAAGACATTGTTGCGATAAAATTTAATTGCTGCAATCGCTATTATCCGTGTTACAAATGTCATGAGGAGCATGCGGGTCATACCATACAGCGCTGGTCGCAGCAGCAGTTCGATGAAAGGGCTATCCTTTGCGGAAGCTGCCGTCAGGAATTGACGATTCGGGAGTATATGAATACCATTAGCTGCCCTTGCTGTCAGGCGTCGTTCAACGAAAGATGCGCTTTACATTATTCGATTTATTTTGAACCCGTCTAG
- a CDS encoding DUF4179 domain-containing protein, which yields MNTIEEKLQEYKQTWDAIHAPSELEDRLRNALQRVPAKKRNRNKVKAWVTSAAAALILIVGAYEYPALAYYGSKLFNNDELSSHGFSEVAEQGYGQKINKSTTLKDGTVFTINGVIADDNAFLMYYTIDRPAGTQLPEHIYNHYGFDSLQGFWTDSKSRGGSGGDGNSKSQFVGVHEFEPVSPFSRTLTVTFFEWLENGEKVSYPLSFKFEANKAMKSIVKQDLSASIAIDQGVIHYDSITASPTSTFVKGHYELEQEGRSIRSGKTKLYVNGTEVESRGMSVSGTQFELEFAVFPTDKIESIELKLVNFGAYHKVKEPISLASPSDRSIKVGDEKLWIRSVTQTTSGYDIVIARDQFLCFVCFEHYSLSIQADGNVVPVSSISKARPWDLKNGNVLWENTYSFKTTVKPEFLLMDGFQYIKTYNKKVAIPVHIER from the coding sequence ATGAACACGATCGAGGAGAAGCTACAGGAGTATAAACAGACTTGGGATGCGATACACGCTCCGTCAGAACTTGAGGACAGACTTCGAAATGCACTTCAACGTGTTCCTGCTAAAAAAAGAAATAGGAATAAAGTGAAAGCCTGGGTAACATCAGCTGCTGCAGCGCTCATTCTGATTGTTGGTGCCTATGAATATCCTGCTTTAGCTTATTACGGAAGTAAGTTGTTTAATAATGACGAGTTAAGCTCTCACGGTTTTTCTGAAGTGGCGGAGCAAGGATACGGCCAAAAGATAAACAAGAGCACAACGCTTAAAGACGGTACGGTCTTTACGATTAACGGTGTTATTGCAGACGATAATGCATTTCTCATGTATTACACGATCGATAGGCCGGCAGGCACCCAATTGCCTGAACATATCTACAATCATTACGGTTTTGATAGTTTGCAAGGGTTCTGGACGGATTCTAAATCGCGAGGTGGAAGCGGTGGTGACGGTAACAGCAAGTCCCAGTTCGTCGGCGTGCATGAATTTGAGCCAGTTAGTCCATTTTCCAGAACATTAACCGTAACCTTTTTTGAATGGCTAGAAAATGGGGAGAAGGTATCCTATCCGCTCTCCTTCAAGTTTGAAGCGAATAAAGCGATGAAGAGTATCGTTAAACAGGATCTTTCAGCATCCATTGCTATCGATCAAGGGGTTATTCACTATGATTCTATTACGGCTTCACCAACTTCCACATTCGTGAAGGGTCATTATGAATTAGAGCAAGAGGGACGTTCTATACGTTCGGGAAAAACAAAGCTTTATGTAAATGGAACCGAAGTGGAATCAAGGGGAATGAGCGTGAGTGGTACACAATTTGAACTTGAATTTGCTGTGTTTCCAACAGATAAGATTGAGTCAATAGAGCTGAAACTCGTCAATTTCGGAGCATACCACAAAGTAAAAGAACCTATCTCGCTTGCTTCACCATCCGACCGCTCGATCAAAGTAGGTGATGAAAAGCTATGGATTCGCAGCGTAACCCAAACGACCTCAGGCTACGATATCGTGATCGCCAGAGATCAATTTTTATGTTTTGTATGCTTTGAACATTACTCTTTATCCATCCAAGCTGACGGAAACGTCGTTCCCGTATCATCGATTTCCAAAGCACGTCCTTGGGATTTGAAAAATGGAAACGTTTTGTGGGAGAATACGTATTCTTTTAAGACCACGGTCAAACCGGAATTCTTGCTGATGGACGGGTTCCAATATATTAAAACGTACAATAAGAAAGTTGCGATTCCTGTACATATCGAAAGATAA
- a CDS encoding sigma-70 family RNA polymerase sigma factor, with amino-acid sequence MKVSHLVRQAQKGNKEALLQLIMADQNAYYRLAYTYMGNEHDAMDAMEDMIVTLYEKIDQLQNDEAFYSWSKTILVNRCKTLLRKQERLLPLEEERESSLAALTDDNPYRDTESELDMQVLLSHLNAQQREAIELRYVHDLPYQTIADMTGAPLGTIKSRISQGIHKLKVMIGGDRYEHDRGEATGV; translated from the coding sequence ATGAAAGTAAGCCATCTTGTCAGACAAGCCCAAAAAGGCAATAAGGAAGCTTTATTGCAACTAATCATGGCCGATCAGAACGCTTATTATCGCCTTGCCTATACATATATGGGAAACGAGCATGATGCGATGGATGCTATGGAAGACATGATTGTTACACTTTATGAAAAGATTGATCAATTGCAAAATGATGAAGCATTCTACAGCTGGAGCAAAACGATTCTCGTCAATCGATGCAAAACATTGCTCCGCAAACAGGAGCGCCTTCTTCCGCTGGAAGAAGAGCGAGAATCGTCGCTTGCTGCATTAACGGACGATAATCCATATCGCGATACAGAGTCCGAACTGGATATGCAGGTGCTGCTATCTCATCTGAATGCACAACAGCGGGAAGCGATTGAACTTCGTTACGTTCATGATCTTCCGTATCAGACGATTGCGGACATGACTGGTGCGCCGCTAGGAACGATCAAGTCAAGAATTTCACAAGGCATACACAAATTGAAAGTGATGATCGGAGGTGATCGTTATGAACACGATCGAGGAGAAGCTACAGGAGTATAA
- a CDS encoding glycosyltransferase family 2 protein → MSTIISHFYNEQYLLPWWLKHHVPLFEHGILINRGSTDRSVEICKELAPHWEVRDSKVAEFDALLVDREVMEIEAECTGWKMVLNTTEFLCFRNTQPFFTKLDELGSSMYHLRTIFLVDDPHYGYTAPDPAVPLVKQRHHGFILPHAGRLIHRHTHGSYTVGRHSTNKPMVHFPFIDVPDPAFIIKFYFSPWTEEMKLRKLQIGPTMSASSIRSRLGFQHLVTRAELEQAYEHYVQQASDLRLQPAYIRLWE, encoded by the coding sequence TTGAGTACGATTATTTCGCATTTTTATAATGAGCAATACTTACTTCCATGGTGGCTGAAGCATCATGTCCCGTTGTTTGAACATGGTATTTTAATTAATCGCGGTTCTACCGATCGATCTGTGGAAATATGTAAAGAACTTGCTCCCCACTGGGAAGTTCGAGACTCTAAAGTGGCAGAGTTCGACGCCCTGCTCGTCGATCGTGAAGTGATGGAAATAGAAGCAGAATGTACCGGTTGGAAAATGGTACTGAATACGACTGAGTTTCTCTGCTTCCGCAATACTCAGCCATTTTTCACTAAACTTGATGAGTTAGGCAGTAGCATGTATCATCTGCGAACGATATTTCTCGTCGACGATCCCCATTATGGATATACAGCACCTGATCCCGCTGTTCCACTAGTTAAACAGCGTCATCATGGCTTTATACTCCCGCATGCAGGGAGATTGATTCATCGTCATACACATGGAAGCTATACCGTCGGCAGGCATTCGACGAATAAACCTATGGTCCATTTTCCGTTCATTGATGTTCCTGATCCTGCATTTATTATTAAGTTCTACTTCAGTCCATGGACGGAAGAAATGAAGCTCCGTAAGCTGCAAATTGGGCCGACGATGTCGGCTAGCAGTATTCGCAGCAGATTAGGGTTCCAGCATCTTGTTACTCGTGCAGAGCTTGAACAGGCATATGAGCATTATGTACAGCAAGCAAGCGATCTGCGACTCCAACCCGCGTATATACGTTTATGGGAGTAA
- a CDS encoding TIGR01777 family oxidoreductase, with protein sequence MKKKIVIAGGTGFIGKYIEKQFHRMGYDVIIISRQPNHLAWENEQGITEALNNADMLINLAGKSVNCRYNEQNKQEIIRSRTSTTNLLGKILQTCPNPPSLWINSSTATIYRHAEDRPMTEEGGDIGTGFSVDVAQQWEAALFSFQLPATRQIALRIAIVLGKDGGVMTPFKNLARFGLGGVQGSGTQRFSWIHIEDLFQIIMFLRDNEELSGVFNCSSPDPVTNRELMDQLRKTMNVKVGLPSPKWLLEIGAVFIKTETELVLKSRWVVPERLERAGYKFKYDKLDKTLHDLLS encoded by the coding sequence ATGAAGAAGAAAATCGTTATAGCCGGCGGAACAGGGTTCATCGGGAAATATATCGAGAAGCAATTCCACAGGATGGGATACGACGTCATTATCATCTCTAGACAACCAAATCATTTGGCATGGGAAAATGAACAAGGAATTACAGAGGCGTTGAATAACGCCGATATGCTTATCAATTTAGCCGGCAAGTCTGTAAATTGCCGATATAATGAGCAGAATAAACAAGAGATTATTCGTTCTCGCACAAGCACGACCAATCTACTCGGTAAGATTCTCCAAACATGTCCCAATCCACCGTCCCTATGGATCAATTCTAGTACGGCGACGATTTATCGGCATGCGGAAGATCGCCCGATGACGGAAGAGGGCGGGGACATTGGAACGGGCTTTTCTGTCGATGTAGCACAGCAGTGGGAAGCAGCGTTATTTTCCTTTCAACTACCTGCTACTCGGCAAATTGCTTTGCGAATTGCGATCGTATTAGGCAAAGATGGCGGAGTAATGACGCCTTTTAAGAACTTAGCGCGCTTCGGGCTTGGCGGTGTGCAGGGATCAGGTACGCAGCGATTCAGTTGGATTCATATTGAGGATTTGTTTCAAATCATCATGTTCCTCCGAGATAATGAAGAGCTGAGTGGCGTGTTCAACTGCTCTTCACCTGATCCGGTTACGAATCGTGAATTGATGGATCAATTGCGCAAGACGATGAATGTGAAAGTGGGATTGCCCTCACCGAAGTGGCTGCTTGAGATCGGTGCGGTGTTCATTAAGACGGAGACAGAGTTAGTATTGAAAAGTCGTTGGGTAGTTCCGGAGCGGCTAGAGCGGGCAGGTTATAAGTTCAAGTACGATAAGTTGGATAAGACCCTTCATGACCTGTTGAGTTGA
- a CDS encoding PGF-CTERM sorting domain-containing protein: MRNPKAASLSFEVLAAIFALLGSALLTRSTTFERR; encoded by the coding sequence GTGCGCAATCCAAAAGCCGCCAGCCTCTCATTTGAGGTGCTGGCGGCCATTTTCGCGTTGTTGGGATCAGCCCTTTTAACTCGATCAACTACATTTGAGAGGCGCTGA